One window from the genome of Pseudanabaena yagii GIHE-NHR1 encodes:
- a CDS encoding phosphomannomutase/phosphoglucomutase yields MQDFNWKKLQNGSDIRGVAIAGVPNEDVNLTPAIAKILGQSFAIWLSQKLDKPTSDLLISVGRDSRLSGLELMQAVMEGITSLGSQVYDFAIASTPAMFMSTVTDGFNCDGAIMLTASHLPFNRNGLKFFTAQGGLEKKDITDILNLAEKNEFVISASQGNITKHDFISVYANQFVTKIREAVNHPDHYEQPLQGLKIIVDAGNGAGGFYASKVLEPLGADITGSQFLDPDGTFPNHVPNPEDKVAMASICEAVVKHQADFGIIFDTDVDRSAAVDQFGKELNRNRLIALISAIVLKEHPNSAIVTDSITSDGLAKFITEDLQGVHHRFKRGYKNVINESIRLNQSGQESWLAIETSGHGAMKENYFLDDGAYLVSKLLIELAKSKLAGKSLTDLIANLQEPAESEEFRIKMLVEDFKTLGEKVINNLQDFSSNQTDWQIVPNNYEGIRVSCTADDENGWFLLRLSLHDPVMPLNIESNIQGGVAKIANRLFAFLQPIDGLDLSAFQK; encoded by the coding sequence ATGCAAGATTTCAATTGGAAAAAGCTGCAAAATGGCTCAGATATTCGTGGCGTAGCGATCGCAGGCGTACCCAATGAAGATGTAAACCTAACTCCTGCCATTGCCAAAATCCTCGGACAATCTTTTGCAATTTGGCTATCTCAGAAACTAGACAAACCTACCTCAGACCTACTTATTTCCGTAGGACGCGATAGTCGGCTATCGGGCTTGGAGTTAATGCAAGCAGTAATGGAAGGAATAACTTCCCTCGGCAGTCAGGTATATGACTTTGCGATCGCATCGACTCCAGCGATGTTTATGAGTACAGTTACCGATGGCTTTAACTGTGATGGCGCAATTATGCTCACAGCAAGTCATTTACCATTTAATCGCAATGGTTTAAAGTTTTTTACGGCTCAGGGTGGCTTAGAGAAAAAAGATATTACGGATATTCTCAATCTTGCCGAGAAGAACGAATTTGTAATTTCCGCTTCTCAAGGAAATATCACCAAGCATGATTTTATCTCAGTCTATGCGAATCAATTTGTCACCAAAATTCGTGAAGCAGTCAATCATCCCGACCATTACGAACAACCACTTCAGGGATTAAAAATCATCGTCGATGCGGGTAATGGTGCTGGTGGATTCTATGCTAGTAAAGTCTTAGAGCCTCTCGGTGCAGATATTACAGGCAGCCAATTTCTCGATCCCGATGGCACATTTCCCAATCACGTTCCCAATCCTGAAGATAAAGTAGCAATGGCTTCCATTTGTGAAGCAGTTGTTAAACATCAAGCAGATTTTGGGATTATTTTTGATACTGATGTCGATCGCAGTGCGGCGGTCGATCAATTTGGCAAAGAGCTAAATCGGAATCGATTGATCGCCTTAATTTCGGCGATCGTCCTCAAGGAGCATCCCAATTCAGCCATTGTCACTGATTCGATTACCTCCGATGGGCTGGCGAAATTCATTACTGAGGATTTGCAAGGTGTACATCATCGTTTCAAGCGTGGTTACAAAAATGTAATCAACGAGTCAATCCGTCTTAATCAATCAGGGCAAGAGTCTTGGCTAGCGATCGAGACTTCGGGACATGGCGCGATGAAGGAGAACTATTTCCTTGATGATGGCGCTTATTTGGTAAGTAAGCTCTTGATTGAATTAGCCAAATCCAAATTAGCGGGAAAATCGCTCACCGATTTAATTGCCAACTTACAAGAACCAGCCGAAAGTGAAGAGTTTCGTATCAAAATGCTGGTAGAGGATTTTAAAACTTTAGGAGAGAAGGTCATTAACAATTTACAAGACTTTTCCTCAAACCAAACCGATTGGCAAATTGTACCGAATAATTATGAAGGTATCCGCGTTTCCTGTACTGCTGATGATGAGAATGGCTGGTTTCTACTACGGCTCTCATTACATGATCCTGTGATGCCTTTAAATATTGAATCGAATATTCAAGGTGGCGTTGCCAAGATTGCGAATCGGTTATTCGCTTTCTTACAACCCATTGACGGATTGGATCTTTCTGCTTTCCAAAAATAA
- a CDS encoding ISAs1 family transposase produces MNFIEQLKQIPDHRKSKGKRHPLWLVMCLTLLGVLCNYHGYRPLADFCEKHWQTLQTRLELAPESRIPSYSTFRRVIQGVEIEPIVKLFNEWCRNSYTGESGQWLAMDGKSIKCTVSNQTDSRQNFTSTVSAFTHETGEVIALAVSENKQISEIEVVKQVITSLQGQKASFTLDALHCQKDTVKLIVEQEQHYLIALKNNQPNLLKILDNLHQTTEALSYAEEFDKSHSRQVRRRVWVYPAPTHLRKQWSSLQSLIYVEREGWRDDKPFVESVGYISDLSLKAAQFLDPIRLHWGIENRLHWVRDVLFQEDTGLRRGGNAPTIWAIIHCFIMTTVRRLGFRTIPQGQRVLANQVHQVFDILSCSYSY; encoded by the coding sequence ATGAACTTTATAGAACAATTAAAGCAGATCCCAGACCATCGGAAAAGTAAAGGTAAGCGACATCCACTATGGCTAGTCATGTGCTTAACCTTGCTGGGAGTATTGTGTAATTATCACGGATATCGACCCTTAGCAGATTTCTGTGAGAAACATTGGCAAACCCTACAAACAAGGCTAGAGCTAGCACCAGAGAGTCGAATCCCGTCATATTCGACCTTTCGTCGTGTCATTCAAGGAGTAGAAATTGAGCCAATAGTTAAACTATTTAACGAGTGGTGTAGAAATAGCTATACAGGCGAATCAGGGCAATGGCTGGCGATGGACGGAAAAAGCATCAAATGTACTGTCTCCAATCAGACTGATTCTAGGCAAAACTTTACCAGTACCGTATCAGCCTTTACCCATGAAACGGGAGAAGTAATAGCCCTTGCCGTATCCGAAAACAAACAAATTAGTGAAATCGAAGTCGTTAAACAAGTGATTACCTCTTTACAAGGGCAGAAAGCCTCTTTCACCCTAGATGCCTTACATTGCCAAAAAGATACGGTGAAATTAATTGTTGAACAGGAACAGCATTATTTGATTGCGCTCAAAAATAATCAACCGAATTTGCTCAAGATTTTGGATAACTTACATCAAACCACGGAAGCCCTTAGCTATGCTGAAGAGTTTGACAAATCTCATAGCCGTCAAGTGCGCCGTCGCGTTTGGGTTTATCCTGCGCCGACTCACCTACGTAAACAATGGTCGTCTCTACAGTCTTTGATTTATGTGGAACGCGAGGGCTGGCGTGATGACAAGCCTTTTGTCGAATCAGTTGGTTATATTTCTGACTTGTCTCTCAAGGCGGCTCAGTTTCTTGACCCGATTCGCCTACACTGGGGCATTGAAAATCGCTTACATTGGGTGCGCGATGTCCTTTTTCAAGAGGATACGGGGTTACGTCGTGGTGGTAATGCTCCTACTATTTGGGCAATTATTCACTGTTTTATCATGACCACTGTTCGTCGCCTTGGCTTTCGGACGATTCCTCAGGGGCAACGGGTTCTCGCGAATCAGGTTCATCAAGTTTTTGATATTCTCTCCTGCTCTTATTCTTACTGA
- a CDS encoding MarR family winged helix-turn-helix transcriptional regulator has translation MASTQNKSVQAAREAFIPTMRELVRTYQALSACSETHVRQFDLTPAQFDVIASLGNTNGMNMGELGEKTLITKGTLTGVIDRLIQKELVTRETPLDNRRCVNVQLTPKGQEVFEQVFPVHIAHIKERFEKLEPSELELLKVLLSRLRQAF, from the coding sequence ATGGCCTCAACACAGAATAAATCTGTCCAAGCTGCCCGTGAAGCCTTTATCCCAACAATGCGCGAATTAGTCAGAACCTATCAAGCATTGTCGGCTTGCTCCGAAACCCATGTCCGCCAATTTGATCTTACACCTGCTCAGTTTGATGTCATTGCCTCCCTTGGTAATACCAATGGCATGAACATGGGGGAGTTAGGCGAAAAAACTTTAATTACTAAAGGGACTTTGACTGGGGTAATTGATCGCCTAATTCAAAAAGAATTAGTAACCAGAGAAACTCCCTTAGATAATCGTCGCTGCGTGAATGTTCAATTAACGCCAAAGGGACAAGAGGTTTTCGAGCAGGTCTTTCCAGTCCATATTGCTCATATTAAAGAACGGTTCGAGAAACTTGAACCTTCAGAACTAGAGTTACTTAAGGTTTTACTCAGTCGTCTTAGACAGGCTTTTTAA
- a CDS encoding DODA-type extradiol aromatic ring-opening family dioxygenase, producing the protein MDSLPTIFLSHGAPDLPIRDGAVSDFLRSLHQQFPKPKAILVISAHWHSDPPMVSAATHPRTIYDFSGFPSQLYELSFPALGSSELSDRVVTLLTQAGIPCETHPTRGFDHGAWTPLLLAYPAADIPVTQLSMQYYRDPLHHWQIGKALEPLRHDGVLIIGSGSATHNMYAFGESYNAEPPDWVRVFDQWLAQNIAEGNQEALLQYRQRAPYAKENHPTDEHLMPLFVAMGAGGAKGKQLHSSYIYGVFSMAAYAFTS; encoded by the coding sequence ATGGATAGCCTACCCACAATTTTCTTATCCCACGGTGCGCCAGATTTACCGATTCGAGATGGTGCTGTTAGTGATTTTTTGCGATCGCTACATCAGCAATTTCCAAAGCCCAAAGCAATTTTGGTGATCTCAGCACATTGGCACTCTGATCCCCCAATGGTGAGCGCTGCGACTCATCCCAGAACTATCTATGACTTTTCAGGATTTCCCAGTCAACTCTATGAACTGAGCTTTCCTGCATTGGGATCATCAGAACTTAGCGATCGCGTAGTTACATTACTGACGCAAGCAGGCATTCCCTGTGAAACGCATCCTACAAGAGGCTTTGATCATGGAGCTTGGACTCCTTTGCTTCTTGCCTATCCAGCCGCTGATATTCCTGTGACGCAGTTATCAATGCAGTACTACCGCGATCCCCTCCATCATTGGCAAATAGGAAAAGCCCTAGAACCATTACGCCATGACGGTGTTCTTATTATCGGCAGTGGTAGCGCCACTCACAATATGTATGCTTTTGGTGAGTCTTATAATGCCGAACCTCCCGATTGGGTGCGCGTTTTTGATCAATGGCTTGCCCAAAATATTGCTGAAGGTAATCAGGAAGCACTATTGCAATACCGACAACGCGCTCCCTATGCCAAAGAAAACCACCCGACAGATGAGCATCTAATGCCTTTATTTGTAGCTATGGGCGCAGGAGGTGCGAAAGGAAAGCAACTGCATAGTAGCTATATCTATGGCGTTTTTAGTATGGCAGCTTACGCATTCACGAGTTGA
- a CDS encoding glutathione S-transferase family protein, with translation MALGQLVNGKWTTEWTERNEKGQFQRMSTQFHQWITADGSSVFKAESGRYHLYISLGCPWAHRTVLLWKLKGLENIISLSIVDPVISEQGWQFSDYAGSIRDTVNNADYLWQVYVKSNPNYTGRVTVPVLWDKQTNQIVNNESRQIIKMFNSEFNKFLDAEFQNIDFYPPHLRDEIDRIIDDIYQPINNGVYRCGFATSQVAYDEAVIELFQALEKYETLLGQQKYVCGTQITLADWCLFTTLFRFDLAYYGLFKCNLKRLVDFPNLWNYCRELYQYAEAQSVCSIDHVKRLYYAGLPELNPSRIVPKGPAIAFGLNTHHL, from the coding sequence ATGGCACTTGGTCAATTAGTCAATGGTAAATGGACAACAGAATGGACAGAACGCAATGAGAAGGGGCAATTTCAGCGTATGTCCACGCAGTTCCATCAATGGATTACAGCAGATGGCTCTAGCGTCTTTAAGGCAGAATCTGGACGCTATCATCTCTACATTTCCTTGGGATGTCCTTGGGCGCATCGCACAGTGCTGCTATGGAAGTTAAAGGGATTAGAGAATATCATTAGTCTCTCGATAGTCGATCCAGTGATTAGCGAGCAAGGTTGGCAATTTTCCGACTATGCAGGATCTATTCGCGATACTGTGAATAATGCCGATTATTTATGGCAAGTGTATGTCAAGTCTAATCCGAACTACACGGGACGGGTGACAGTGCCTGTATTGTGGGATAAGCAGACCAATCAGATTGTCAACAATGAATCGCGGCAAATCATCAAAATGTTTAATTCTGAGTTCAACAAATTCTTAGATGCAGAATTTCAGAACATCGATTTTTATCCGCCACATCTGCGCGATGAGATCGATCGCATTATTGATGATATCTATCAGCCCATCAACAATGGTGTATATCGTTGCGGATTTGCCACTTCGCAAGTAGCCTATGATGAAGCAGTTATTGAGTTGTTTCAAGCCTTAGAAAAATATGAAACCCTCCTCGGACAACAAAAATATGTATGTGGCACGCAAATAACCCTTGCAGATTGGTGTTTATTTACAACGCTATTTCGATTTGACTTGGCTTATTATGGACTGTTCAAGTGCAATCTTAAGCGCTTAGTAGATTTCCCAAATCTATGGAACTATTGCCGTGAGTTATATCAATATGCCGAGGCTCAATCCGTTTGCAGTATCGACCATGTGAAGCGTCTCTATTATGCGGGGCTACCCGAACTCAATCCATCTCGCATTGTTCCTAAAGGACCTGCGATCGCTTTTGGACTAAATACTCATCATTTGTAG
- a CDS encoding ABC transporter ATP-binding protein — translation MAKKKKSELKGWKLIGKTMRKSLSIFRYGIKALGLVWQTSAVLTVAIAIFTLMSGLLPAAIAYVGKLIVDGVVLASRSGLISDRNLALSYVGFEALLIVILAAAQKGLNVSQSLLRVLLGQQVNVLILEKALTLELAHFEDSEFYDKMTQARSQASSRPLSLISRIFGLGQSALTLLTFSGLLLQFSVWAVIVLVLAAIPSFIAETKFSEHSFRLFKWRSPETRQQHYLETLLAREDYAKEVQLYQLGGMLLRRYRDIFDRLYDEDRNLTIQKGIWGYLLGLLSTGAFYAAYAWIVIEAIAGKISLGEMTMYLVVFRQGQATFAAALTSIGGMYEDNLYLANLYEFLEQPIPKSEGYITRGIEPDGIRFENVSFCYPESTEPVLKDISLHLKHGEKLAIVGENGSGKTTLIKLLTRLYVPTSGRILLDGVDLNDWDIDVLRKRIGVIFQNFVQYQFTVGENVGVGDVERLNEYQEWEVATEKGMAKPFINNMPKGFSTQLGKWFKGGQELSGGQWQKIALSRAFMRSQADILVLDEPTAAMDAEAEMNIFNHFRSLTKDQMVVLISHRFSTVRMADKIIVMADGKIIEQGSHEQLLATDGRYAHLFSLQAAGYK, via the coding sequence ATGGCAAAAAAGAAAAAAAGTGAATTGAAGGGATGGAAACTGATTGGCAAGACAATGCGAAAGTCTTTGTCGATCTTCCGCTATGGCATTAAAGCTTTAGGACTAGTGTGGCAAACTAGCGCCGTATTAACTGTGGCGATCGCTATTTTTACGCTGATGAGTGGACTGCTCCCTGCGGCGATCGCTTATGTGGGTAAGTTGATCGTGGATGGCGTGGTGCTAGCTTCTCGGAGTGGTTTAATTAGCGATCGCAATTTGGCGCTTAGTTATGTAGGATTTGAGGCGCTATTAATTGTGATTTTGGCGGCTGCTCAAAAGGGATTGAATGTATCGCAATCTTTGCTCAGAGTGCTATTGGGTCAGCAAGTGAATGTCTTGATTTTGGAGAAGGCGCTCACTTTAGAGCTAGCCCATTTCGAGGATTCGGAATTTTATGACAAAATGACACAGGCGCGATCGCAAGCTTCTAGTCGTCCATTATCCTTAATTAGCCGCATTTTTGGCTTAGGTCAGTCGGCACTAACACTCTTAACCTTTAGCGGATTGCTATTACAGTTTTCGGTTTGGGCAGTAATTGTTTTGGTACTAGCTGCCATTCCTTCTTTTATTGCAGAAACTAAGTTCTCCGAGCATTCATTCCGTCTCTTCAAATGGCGATCCCCTGAAACACGACAGCAGCATTATCTAGAGACTTTACTAGCGCGAGAAGACTATGCGAAGGAAGTGCAGCTTTATCAATTAGGTGGAATGTTATTGCGGCGCTATCGCGATATTTTTGATCGCTTGTATGACGAAGATCGCAATCTCACGATTCAAAAGGGGATTTGGGGCTATTTACTGGGATTGCTGAGTACAGGTGCATTTTATGCCGCCTACGCATGGATTGTGATCGAGGCGATAGCAGGCAAAATCAGCTTAGGGGAAATGACGATGTATCTAGTTGTCTTCCGCCAAGGTCAAGCTACTTTTGCGGCGGCGCTAACTTCCATCGGTGGTATGTATGAAGACAATCTCTATTTAGCGAATCTTTACGAATTTCTCGAACAACCAATTCCTAAATCCGAAGGCTATATCACTAGAGGTATTGAGCCTGATGGAATTAGATTTGAAAATGTTTCATTTTGCTATCCCGAAAGTACAGAGCCAGTTTTAAAGGATATTTCCCTACATCTCAAGCATGGCGAAAAACTAGCGATCGTCGGCGAAAATGGCTCGGGCAAAACTACTTTGATTAAGCTCCTGACGCGGTTATACGTTCCCACGAGTGGCAGGATTTTACTGGATGGCGTTGATCTCAATGATTGGGATATCGATGTTTTACGAAAGAGAATCGGTGTAATTTTTCAAAACTTTGTGCAGTATCAATTTACAGTCGGAGAGAATGTCGGTGTTGGGGATGTGGAACGCTTAAATGAATATCAAGAATGGGAAGTCGCCACCGAAAAAGGGATGGCAAAACCATTTATTAACAATATGCCCAAAGGGTTTAGTACCCAGCTAGGTAAATGGTTTAAGGGTGGTCAAGAGCTATCGGGTGGTCAATGGCAAAAGATTGCTCTGTCAAGAGCTTTTATGCGATCGCAAGCGGATATTCTCGTCCTCGATGAACCAACTGCGGCAATGGACGCTGAAGCTGAGATGAACATTTTTAATCATTTCCGTTCGCTCACCAAGGATCAGATGGTAGTTCTCATTTCCCATCGATTTTCCACTGTCCGCATGGCAGATAAAATCATCGTGATGGCTGATGGCAAAATTATCGAGCAGGGCAGTCATGAGCAGTTATTGGCTACCGATGGACGCTATGCCCATCTTTTTTCTTTGCAAGCAGCAGGCTACAAATGA
- a CDS encoding iron uptake porin, giving the protein MLHRFTRLSLSSTLLVAALASATYFRESAQAETTTLPSNQSEFSSLGKEIASDPMQVRSQSTVNPAPAKSTDTAIVQKINQDVLAEPLSADKTAQNVTSVSQLSDVKPTDWAFTALQSLVERYGCIAGYPDRSFRGKQATSRYEFAAGLNACLDKINEIISTGLADKVSKEDLATLKKLQEEFAAELATLRGRVDALDAKVTKLEAQQFSTTTKLFGQAIFGLQGRFSNSPSIFGAKTADTGTNLTFGGTVQLSLLTEFTPRSVLLTGLSIGNISTASTGNSGFTNTFTRLGYESLTGDSGNTVVLSDLTYRSLITNNLALIVGPVGVSPVSVFRGPDRYQSAGQGAISLFAQRNPILNLGNTTGGIGLDWQIAKRTSLQAIYSAGTPQTASGNGGLFGGNYTLGAQFLFAPVEPVDVALYYLRSYSNNSTTTNPQYARLLTGVGDDIVAINATGGALPLSTDAFGSTVNWKITPKLNLGGWVGFTTSTVSGLTGSVQTFNWMSYLTFPDLFKEGNLGGLYVGQLPKITGSSLSGNSNVPDYLNNLVSATSGANSGGQNTSATHVELFYRHRISKNISITPGLIFLFNNGNRTGSDTVTIGVLRTTFSF; this is encoded by the coding sequence ATGCTTCATAGATTTACAAGGCTATCATTATCATCAACATTGTTAGTTGCTGCTCTAGCATCAGCTACCTACTTTCGTGAATCGGCTCAAGCTGAAACCACAACATTACCATCTAATCAATCTGAGTTTTCATCTTTAGGTAAGGAGATTGCTAGCGATCCAATGCAGGTGAGATCGCAGTCAACAGTTAATCCTGCACCAGCCAAATCGACAGATACTGCGATCGTGCAGAAAATTAATCAAGATGTTCTAGCAGAACCTCTGTCCGCCGATAAAACTGCACAGAATGTCACTTCCGTTTCTCAATTAAGTGACGTGAAGCCGACTGACTGGGCTTTTACCGCATTGCAATCTTTGGTTGAACGCTATGGTTGTATTGCAGGATATCCTGATCGCAGCTTTCGGGGTAAACAAGCCACTAGTCGCTATGAATTTGCGGCTGGCTTAAACGCTTGTCTCGACAAGATCAACGAGATTATTTCCACAGGGCTAGCGGATAAGGTCAGCAAAGAAGATCTTGCCACTTTGAAAAAATTGCAAGAAGAATTTGCCGCAGAACTTGCTACGTTACGTGGGCGTGTCGATGCCCTTGATGCCAAAGTTACCAAACTTGAAGCCCAACAGTTTTCCACAACTACAAAGTTATTCGGTCAAGCAATTTTTGGCTTACAAGGACGCTTTAGTAATTCTCCTAGCATCTTTGGTGCAAAAACTGCTGACACAGGCACTAACCTTACTTTTGGCGGCACGGTTCAGCTTAGTTTGCTCACTGAGTTTACCCCTCGCAGTGTTTTGCTGACAGGACTTAGTATTGGCAATATCTCTACAGCCTCAACTGGCAACAGTGGATTTACTAATACATTCACCCGTTTAGGTTACGAATCCCTCACAGGAGACTCAGGTAATACTGTTGTCCTTAGCGATCTTACCTATCGATCTCTTATTACTAATAATTTAGCCCTCATTGTTGGTCCTGTGGGAGTCAGTCCAGTTTCCGTTTTTCGCGGACCCGATCGCTATCAGAGTGCTGGACAAGGTGCAATTTCCCTATTTGCTCAGCGCAACCCAATTTTAAACCTTGGCAATACTACAGGTGGTATAGGTTTAGACTGGCAAATTGCTAAGAGAACTAGTTTACAGGCTATATATTCCGCAGGTACACCTCAGACAGCCTCAGGAAATGGCGGCTTGTTTGGTGGTAACTACACCCTAGGTGCACAATTCCTCTTTGCTCCAGTAGAGCCTGTAGATGTAGCTTTGTATTACCTCCGCTCCTACTCAAATAACTCCACAACCACCAACCCTCAGTATGCAAGATTACTTACAGGTGTGGGAGACGATATCGTTGCTATTAACGCAACTGGAGGCGCACTGCCACTCAGTACTGATGCTTTTGGCAGTACAGTCAATTGGAAAATTACACCTAAACTTAATCTAGGTGGATGGGTTGGCTTTACGACTTCAACAGTGAGTGGATTGACGGGTAGTGTTCAGACTTTTAACTGGATGTCTTATCTAACTTTCCCCGACCTCTTTAAGGAAGGTAATTTGGGTGGACTCTATGTTGGTCAACTTCCTAAAATTACAGGTAGTAGCTTGAGTGGTAATAGTAACGTCCCTGACTATCTCAATAATTTAGTATCAGCTACATCTGGAGCTAATTCTGGCGGTCAAAACACCTCGGCTACCCACGTTGAGCTATTCTATCGCCATCGTATTTCCAAGAACATTAGCATTACCCCTGGTTTGATTTTCCTATTTAATAATGGCAATCGGACAGGTAGTGATACCGTCACAATTGGTGTTTTAAGGACTACTTTCTCTTTCTAA
- the tatC gene encoding twin-arginine translocase subunit TatC, translated as MLETVSEADQPKDFTDTATIEDVSETAIAIADQPSDDDALDEIDDVEMSLFDHLEELRSRVFYALIAVIIGVIGCFAVVNKIVALLEIPAQGVKFLQLAPGEYFFVSIKVAGYSGLLVSSPAILYQIVRFILPGLTRKEKRAIAPIVFGSSILFVLGIVFAYQLLIPAALNFFISYGGDVVEQFWSIDRYFEFVLLLLFSTGLAFQIPVIQALLALTGIVNSARMLAGWRYVVLGAVILGAVLTPSTDPMTQSLLAGAVGILYFGGIFLVKAMGK; from the coding sequence ATGCTAGAGACGGTAAGTGAAGCAGACCAACCCAAGGATTTTACAGACACAGCAACCATTGAGGATGTAAGTGAGACAGCGATCGCTATTGCCGATCAACCATCTGATGATGACGCGCTTGACGAAATCGATGATGTAGAGATGTCTCTGTTTGATCACCTCGAAGAATTGCGATCGCGGGTTTTTTATGCCCTGATTGCCGTTATCATCGGCGTGATTGGTTGCTTTGCAGTAGTTAACAAGATTGTTGCCTTACTGGAAATTCCTGCACAGGGAGTGAAATTTCTCCAGCTTGCTCCAGGGGAATATTTCTTTGTATCAATTAAGGTTGCAGGCTATAGCGGACTTCTTGTTTCTAGTCCTGCCATCTTGTACCAAATTGTGCGCTTTATCTTGCCTGGACTGACGCGCAAGGAAAAACGAGCGATCGCGCCAATCGTATTTGGTTCCAGTATTTTATTTGTCCTAGGCATAGTTTTTGCTTATCAGTTATTGATTCCTGCTGCACTCAACTTTTTTATTAGCTATGGCGGTGATGTTGTTGAGCAGTTTTGGTCAATTGATCGCTATTTTGAGTTTGTATTGTTATTGCTATTTAGCACAGGTTTAGCCTTTCAAATTCCCGTTATTCAGGCATTGTTGGCACTTACAGGTATTGTCAACTCAGCGAGGATGCTGGCAGGTTGGCGTTATGTAGTGCTTGGGGCAGTTATCCTTGGTGCTGTGTTAACGCCTTCAACTGATCCGATGACACAGAGTTTACTTGCGGGTGCAGTTGGTATCCTATATTTTGGTGGTATTTTCTTAGTCAAAGCAATGGGAAAATAA